In Synechococcus sp. Nb3U1, one DNA window encodes the following:
- the miaA gene encoding tRNA (adenosine(37)-N6)-dimethylallyltransferase MiaA: MSTAEQSSTTPTQPGLIVIGGPTATGKSRQALLLAQRLGSPLLNADSRQVYRQFDIGTAKPTPAEQALWPHELIDLADPRDTFTVAEFQQAAQARIAQAHQQGQTPILVGGTGLYIQSITAGLGIPAVPPQPQLRAQLETWPPEIRYAWLQQLDPIAAKHIHPHDAVRTLRALEIVYTTGKTASSLRQAQPPRYPILTLGLQCPMPRLQARITQRTAAMIQSGWIEEVKGLRERYGPDLPLLNTLGYAEISAYLEGRISEAELQPLIVQHTRQFAKRQMTWFRAMPGIQWLDCEVEDLPVQIWQRVRDWKRTPPAAETDPDATEHLTADPKGSPAPAPPG, encoded by the coding sequence ATCTCTACGGCGGAGCAAAGCTCTACAACTCCTACTCAACCAGGCTTAATTGTCATCGGCGGCCCCACCGCAACCGGGAAATCTCGGCAAGCGCTGCTGTTGGCCCAACGGCTGGGATCCCCTTTGTTGAATGCCGATTCCCGACAGGTCTACCGTCAGTTCGACATTGGCACTGCCAAACCCACCCCCGCCGAGCAGGCCCTCTGGCCCCACGAGTTGATCGATCTGGCGGATCCCAGGGATACCTTCACCGTCGCGGAGTTTCAACAAGCGGCCCAAGCTCGCATCGCGCAAGCCCATCAACAGGGACAAACCCCCATTCTGGTGGGTGGCACCGGCCTCTACATCCAATCCATTACCGCTGGCCTGGGGATCCCGGCTGTGCCCCCGCAGCCGCAACTAAGAGCACAACTGGAAACTTGGCCCCCCGAGATCCGCTACGCCTGGCTGCAACAGTTGGATCCGATTGCTGCTAAGCACATTCACCCTCACGATGCGGTGCGCACCCTCCGCGCCCTGGAAATTGTCTACACTACGGGGAAAACGGCCTCTAGCCTACGCCAAGCCCAGCCGCCTCGATACCCCATTTTGACCCTCGGCTTGCAGTGCCCCATGCCCCGTTTGCAGGCCCGCATTACCCAGCGCACCGCGGCAATGATTCAATCGGGGTGGATCGAAGAGGTGAAAGGCTTGCGAGAGCGCTACGGGCCGGATCTGCCGCTGCTGAACACCTTGGGCTATGCGGAAATTTCTGCCTACCTGGAGGGGCGGATCTCGGAGGCTGAGTTGCAACCGCTAATCGTGCAGCACACCCGCCAGTTTGCCAAACGGCAGATGACATGGTTTCGGGCCATGCCAGGAATCCAATGGTTGGACTGTGAAGTTGAGGATCTGCCCGTCCAGATTTGGCAACGGGTTAGGGATTGGAAGAGAACTCCGCCAGCTGCTGAAACAGATCCCGACGCAACTGAGCATCTGACCGCCGATCCGAAAGGATCTCCAGCACCCGCACCCCCTGGCTAG